A stretch of the Corynebacterium maris DSM 45190 genome encodes the following:
- a CDS encoding polysaccharide biosynthesis protein, translating to MTIHTLPTTDGTTYDGKTVLVSGGTGSFGHTVVERILRTDVKQVRVFSRDEAKQDQMRHRIGDDRVQYIIGDVRDEASVRGAMRGVDHVFHAAALKQVPSCEFFPEQAVATNVRGSHNIINEAEEAGVTSVVCLSTDKAVYPVNAMGMTKALMEKLARAHARRVNGVSTTVSCVRYGNVMYSRGSVIPLFVNQLKAGKTLTVTDPTMTRFMMTLRESVDLVERAFRDATQGDVFIQKAPATTVGDLANVMCELFGHAPAYESIGVRHGEKLHETLATREELTFAEDFGDHLRLPVDEKRLDYDHFVSAGVEGLNRGEDFDSDNVERMTVRALGAKLLEVPELRVELIDAGRDLHLLDEKYGTDLSCLVPDPSRRDSKWAMAR from the coding sequence ATGACCATCCATACCCTCCCCACGACCGACGGCACCACCTACGACGGCAAGACCGTCCTGGTCAGCGGCGGAACTGGAAGTTTCGGCCACACCGTCGTCGAAAGAATCCTGCGCACCGACGTCAAACAAGTGCGCGTCTTCTCCCGCGACGAAGCCAAACAGGATCAGATGCGCCACCGCATCGGGGACGACCGGGTCCAGTACATCATCGGCGACGTCCGAGACGAGGCGTCCGTGCGCGGCGCCATGCGCGGCGTCGACCACGTCTTCCACGCAGCGGCCCTCAAGCAGGTCCCCAGCTGCGAGTTCTTCCCCGAACAGGCCGTGGCCACCAATGTCCGTGGCTCCCACAACATCATCAATGAGGCGGAAGAAGCCGGCGTGACCTCGGTGGTGTGTCTGTCCACCGACAAGGCCGTCTATCCGGTCAACGCCATGGGCATGACCAAGGCCTTGATGGAGAAGCTCGCCCGAGCACATGCCCGGCGCGTCAACGGCGTCTCCACCACGGTGTCCTGCGTGCGCTACGGCAACGTCATGTACTCCCGCGGATCGGTGATCCCGTTGTTCGTCAATCAGCTGAAAGCCGGCAAGACCCTGACGGTGACGGACCCCACCATGACCCGTTTCATGATGACCCTGCGCGAGTCCGTCGACTTGGTCGAGCGTGCCTTCCGCGACGCCACCCAGGGCGACGTGTTCATTCAGAAGGCGCCGGCCACCACGGTCGGCGACCTGGCCAACGTCATGTGTGAGCTGTTCGGCCACGCCCCCGCGTACGAGAGCATCGGCGTGCGTCACGGTGAGAAGCTGCACGAGACTCTGGCGACCCGCGAGGAGCTGACTTTCGCCGAGGACTTCGGAGACCATCTGCGTTTGCCGGTCGACGAGAAGCGCCTCGACTATGACCACTTCGTCTCCGCCGGCGTCGAGGGGCTTAACCGCGGCGAGGATTTTGATTCCGACAACGTTGAGCGGATGACGGTGCGGGCGCTCGGAGCCAAGCTGCTTGAGGTTCCTGAGCTGCGGGTAGAACTCATCGACGCCGGCCGCGACCTTCACCTCCTCGACGAGAAGTACGGCACGGACTTGAGCTGCCTGGTGCCGGATCCGAGCCGTCGCGATTCGAAGTGGGCGATGGCGCGTTAA